The Thermomicrobiales bacterium genomic interval GCGGGTGATATACCACTCCTCGCCCTTGCGAAAAAGATAGTCATAGCTAAAGAAGCTCGGATAGGTCCGCAACCGCTCGACCAAGATGTCGGGCGTGATGTTGCCGCCTTGCTTCTCATCCAGACGGTCCCAATAGCGCTTGTCGGTGAGCGCCAGCCAGGCATGCGGAAGCATGGTGACCACTGCGGTGGCGCCGAACGCGACGATCCACCGGTACGCTCGCAGGTTGGTTCGGTTCCAAACCAATTCCGAGATGCAGATGATCGTCACCACCAGTGGAACGGCGATGACGAAGGAGAGGTGTCCATACGATGCGACACCCATCACGAAACCCGCCAGAATAGCCTGACTGACTTGTTCGTTCTGGCGGCCACGAATCCACAGCCAGATCGCCGCCAACATGAGGCAGAACGCTGCCGCGTGTCCAAAGTTGATGCGGGCAAAGTGAATGACAACCGGCTGCGTGCCGGCGATCACAACGGGCACGATGGGATATGGGACCTTTAATCGGCGAAGCGCCAGGAAAGCAAAGAAGAGTCCCAGCGCAACATAGAACGACGATGCGAAGCGGACAGAAAACTCGTTCAACCCGAACAACGTGACGAACGGCCAGGTGGAGTAGACAGGGAGCGCTCCAAGCAGCGGCGTCTCGAAGTGCGTGTAGAAAATGCGCAGGAACTGGAATTTGGCCTCACCATTGAATGCCCCGGCCGCCTGCAATCCGATCATCGCTTCGTCACTGAAGAGATTCGGCGGATTGGTTCGGAGATCCCGGGCGTAGAAGTAGGCGGCCATCGCCGCAATGACCAGTGCCGCCGGAGCCAAGGCCAGCACCGTCGCTCGATCGAGCGAGATGTCGAGCGATGCCCGGATGCGCGCCCAATCGGTCGAGCGGCGCTCGCGCGCGGGTTTCATCGTGCCGGGCACAGCAACGGATGCGGCCGAGGACGCCGCAGCGGCTGGCGTCGGGGTCGGGGTCGGTTTCGGACCGCCGTAGCTCATCCATAACGCCGCGGCAACTGCCGCGAGGGTGAGCACCAGCACACCAAAGCCGGGTCCAGAGAGCAAGGTCGCGACACCCGCGCCGATCAGCACGACAACGGCAATGATGAGTTGGTGAAGAGTCGGCCGAGCATGGATCGTCTCCGGGCGAGCGAACTCGGTTTCGGAATGGTCGGCCAACGTCTATGCCTCCAATGGGCGGTTCATGGAACTGAAATGTCAACAACCGGGGATATTCTGGCTTGTATGGGCGCGGATTGCTAGAATAGCCCCGGAGAGGTGTCCGAGCGGTTTAAGGTGCCAATCTCGAAAATTGGTGTGGTGTTGAGCCACCGCGGGTTCGAATCCCGCCCTCTCCGCCAGGCGAAGTAGTTCTGCCTTTGTATCCGGGAAGGGTCGCATAGTTTGGCCTAGTGCGCGCGACTGGAAATCGCGTAGACGGTAATGCCGTCTCGTGGGTTCGAATCCCACCCCTTCCGCCGTTCGATCTGCCAATCAAACCGCAAGTTCGCGTCGTGCGAAGGCTGTCTCGATCTCCTCGAGTGTCGCCACGGATGGTTGCGCGCCCGGACGGGTAACGGCAATCGACCCGGCGATGACTCCCTTCCTCGCCGCCTCGACTGCTGATGCACCACCAGCGAAAAATGCCGTGAATGCGCCGCAGAATGCGTCACCCGCCCCGGTCGTATCGACGACCTCGACTTCGATCGTTGGTATGTCGAATGATCTGCCAGATTCCCAGACGAGCGCGCCCTCTTCTCCGAGGGTGAGGATGACGGTGCTCGGTCCAAGTTCTGTGAGCGCCTGGGCCACCGTCGCCCAGTCTTCAGTGCCGCTCGTCTGAGCGAGCTCGATGGCTTCCTGTTCGTTCACGATGAGAACAGTTGCGAGCGCAACCAGGTCACGCCCTTCAGACGGTTCTGGAGTTGCGTTGCAGATGATCGGAACGCCGCGCTCGTTCGCCGCTGCGTACAACGCGGCCAGCGTCTCATGCGGCAGTTCCAGCGTGCTCAACACAATGTCGGGATTCCAGCTGTCGAGCGCCGAAAGCGCTTCGGCGGGCCCAACTTCCCAGCCTGCGCCGGGCACATAGGCGATTCGATTCTGCCCGGTCTCATCGACGGTAATCAGGGCCACGCCAGAGGACGCGCGGTCAGTAACCAGAATCGTCGAGGTATTGACCGACTCGGCAGCAAGGTCAGCCAGGCGCTGTCGACCGAAATCATCGACTCCGACGCCACTCAACATGGCAACCTGTCCGCCGGCCCTGGCCGCGGCAACGGCCTGATTCGCCCCCTTGCCACCGCCAAACTGGGCAAACGAGGTGCCGGTGACGGTTTCTCCCGCTTCGGGCACCCGCCGTGCACGTACGACAAGATCGGTATTGATGGAACCCGCTACCAGAATCCGCTTTCCGTCGCCCAAGAATCGCCTCCGTCAACGTCGACGCCACAATCTCCAGTCTTTGGCCCCGTCTCTGGCTTCACGCCAACCGAATTCACTGTCACGCGCGACAGCGCTTGCATCGACATTCGTCGAATATTGCTCGCGTGTGAACGCGTCGGCAACCCGCATGGCTCCACTGGCGGAACGCGGGCGGGCGAATCCGAACTTGGCTGCGTACTCCCTGGGTGTGAGCTCGGGAGAAGACGACACGCCAATGAACTTGCCGAGCCGCTGCAGTCGCCCATAGTTCGCATGCGCGACAGGAAGCCCTGCATACGCGTTCCTCCGGCGCACGAAGAACAACCCGGCGATGGCGAGGAGCGCGAATCCGCCTACTGCCAGTCCAATCTGCCACGGAGCGATGCGCTCGTCGGAATTCGAGGTTCCACCGGTATCAGTCGACGCTGGAGCGGCAAGAGGCGTCGGTGTTGGAGACGGCACTGGAGATTGAGAGGGGCCTTCGGGGGTGGCCGTCAGTTCGGGAGTCA includes:
- a CDS encoding glycosyltransferase family 39 protein, which produces MADHSETEFARPETIHARPTLHQLIIAVVVLIGAGVATLLSGPGFGVLVLTLAAVAAALWMSYGGPKPTPTPTPAAAASSAASVAVPGTMKPARERRSTDWARIRASLDISLDRATVLALAPAALVIAAMAAYFYARDLRTNPPNLFSDEAMIGLQAAGAFNGEAKFQFLRIFYTHFETPLLGALPVYSTWPFVTLFGLNEFSVRFASSFYVALGLFFAFLALRRLKVPYPIVPVVIAGTQPVVIHFARINFGHAAAFCLMLAAIWLWIRGRQNEQVSQAILAGFVMGVASYGHLSFVIAVPLVVTIICISELVWNRTNLRAYRWIVAFGATAVVTMLPHAWLALTDKRYWDRLDEKQGGNITPDILVERLRTYPSFFSYDYLFRKGEEWYITRHSIVGAGELFPYLLPLLLIGIVSIWFLRKQPETRFLFVFALIALLYPIPDAISRPPQDLPYTISTFWAAIAIPFLVGSSFKGIALFLRRIRMPRALALAGTGVLLLALGWGIWFHRGPEAEYPLISADYWGWQYGPRPINDYFVNHSDQYDELLQSGDFNGAYVFPQFYLYHTPLASRARIGGVENIDFTKRSLIAMRVEEWERYRASQFPGKDYLILVDTIYYPNGDPAFYLMTVDPMYLTLPTPAPETEAPAG
- a CDS encoding ribokinase; protein product: MGDGKRILVAGSINTDLVVRARRVPEAGETVTGTSFAQFGGGKGANQAVAAARAGGQVAMLSGVGVDDFGRQRLADLAAESVNTSTILVTDRASSGVALITVDETGQNRIAYVPGAGWEVGPAEALSALDSWNPDIVLSTLELPHETLAALYAAANERGVPIICNATPEPSEGRDLVALATVLIVNEQEAIELAQTSGTEDWATVAQALTELGPSTVILTLGEEGALVWESGRSFDIPTIEVEVVDTTGAGDAFCGAFTAFFAGGASAVEAARKGVIAGSIAVTRPGAQPSVATLEEIETAFARRELAV